In Streptomyces sp. NBC_00483, a single window of DNA contains:
- a CDS encoding FtsX-like permease family protein encodes MWKLARRTIRYRGKSLTATFLALFLGTVIVMTCGGLLETGVRNNAPAQRLAQADLVVTGDRSVAPPLAKGDDPDDAEDPAIMPERVPVPTAALDRVRGVEGVREAVAERTFDAALVREGREVRDGAGPVKAQAHGWASAAFAPYGIAEGKAPARDDEVALDTRTARAAGVGPGDKVRIAAGDGTRKYTVSAIVKTSRQLDRSALFLTDGRAEALAPAVADIAVRTDSGTDLADVRDRVAAALDGQPLKVVSGDGRGTVEFPEVLTSGSDLVALAGAFGGMTTVVAIMVVSGTVALSVGQRRREFGLLRSIGSTQRQLRRMLLTETLMVAVVAAGAGWFAGPPVGRWLFGEFQGTGFVSDSVIYAQGWIPAVAAAGALLITALLGGWIGARRGVNVKPVEALREAEVQLRWAHPLRIILAVLFLSGATALAILTVLLFDGPIAGSTAGPTVLCAVIGFALLGPGLTKLMAWLIGGPIRWFTGSSGKLAVSHARVRAVRMAAAVTPLMLATGMATGNLYLQTTQIEATKSAYAANLRADAVLSPAAGGVSDALLSKVRHTKGVEAASAYATSTGFIDGATDEDGIPLQGVSARQASLTTAVRPVAGSLEKLDGTTVALTTERARKLHKAVGDTVTLRLGDRDEVDVRIVALFKGRPGYETAFLPAALLASHTDLGRPSQILVRTSSSAVVPGLASLAPGLEVTDRQSLIEANAEDAQTQAWINYLLIAMIVAYTVLAVVNSLVLSVGNRSREFALQRLVGSTKGQVMKMLTIEALIVAAIGLLLGTAAASTSLFPFAHAAANTWMPSGPWWIYGAIMAGAVTLSLAATLLPAWAALRIRPVEAAGAQE; translated from the coding sequence ATGTGGAAGCTGGCCAGGCGCACCATCCGGTACAGAGGGAAGAGCCTCACGGCCACCTTCCTCGCACTCTTCCTCGGCACGGTCATCGTGATGACCTGCGGCGGCCTGCTGGAGACCGGCGTACGCAACAACGCGCCCGCGCAGCGGCTCGCGCAGGCCGACCTCGTGGTGACGGGCGACCGTTCGGTGGCCCCGCCGCTCGCCAAGGGCGACGACCCCGACGACGCCGAGGACCCGGCGATCATGCCCGAGCGGGTTCCCGTACCCACTGCGGCACTTGACCGGGTGCGGGGCGTCGAGGGCGTCCGCGAGGCCGTCGCCGAGCGGACCTTCGACGCGGCGCTCGTACGGGAAGGACGGGAAGTACGGGACGGGGCGGGCCCTGTGAAGGCGCAGGCGCACGGCTGGGCGTCGGCCGCCTTCGCACCGTACGGAATCGCCGAAGGCAAGGCGCCCGCGCGGGACGACGAGGTGGCCCTCGACACCCGGACCGCCCGTGCCGCGGGCGTCGGCCCCGGTGACAAGGTCCGCATCGCGGCCGGGGACGGCACACGGAAGTACACCGTGAGCGCGATCGTGAAGACCTCCCGGCAGCTGGACCGGTCGGCACTGTTCCTCACCGACGGCCGGGCCGAGGCGCTCGCCCCCGCCGTCGCGGACATCGCCGTACGAACGGACTCCGGCACGGACCTCGCAGACGTACGCGACCGGGTCGCCGCCGCACTCGACGGGCAGCCGCTCAAGGTCGTGTCCGGCGACGGCAGGGGCACCGTGGAGTTCCCCGAGGTGCTGACCAGCGGCAGCGATCTGGTCGCGCTGGCGGGGGCGTTCGGCGGCATGACCACCGTCGTCGCGATCATGGTGGTGTCCGGGACGGTCGCGCTGTCGGTGGGCCAGCGGCGCCGGGAGTTCGGGCTGCTGCGGTCCATCGGCTCGACGCAGCGCCAGCTGAGGCGGATGCTGCTGACCGAGACGCTGATGGTCGCCGTGGTCGCGGCGGGCGCGGGCTGGTTCGCGGGACCGCCGGTGGGCCGCTGGCTGTTCGGCGAGTTCCAGGGCACGGGCTTCGTCTCCGACTCCGTGATCTACGCGCAGGGCTGGATCCCGGCCGTGGCCGCGGCCGGCGCGCTGCTGATCACCGCGCTGCTCGGCGGCTGGATCGGCGCCCGGCGCGGGGTGAACGTCAAGCCGGTGGAGGCGCTGCGGGAGGCCGAGGTGCAGCTGCGCTGGGCGCACCCGCTGCGGATCATCCTGGCCGTCCTGTTCCTGTCCGGGGCCACCGCGCTGGCGATCCTCACCGTCCTGCTCTTCGACGGGCCGATCGCGGGCAGCACCGCGGGACCGACCGTGCTGTGCGCCGTCATCGGGTTCGCGCTGCTCGGACCGGGCCTCACCAAGCTGATGGCGTGGCTGATCGGCGGCCCGATCCGCTGGTTCACCGGCTCCAGTGGCAAGCTCGCCGTCTCGCACGCCCGGGTCCGCGCCGTCCGCATGGCCGCCGCGGTGACGCCGCTGATGCTGGCGACGGGCATGGCGACCGGCAACCTCTACCTCCAGACCACGCAGATCGAGGCCACGAAGTCGGCGTACGCGGCCAACCTCCGCGCGGACGCGGTGCTTTCACCGGCGGCGGGCGGCGTCTCGGACGCGCTCCTCTCCAAGGTCCGGCACACCAAGGGCGTCGAGGCGGCGAGCGCGTACGCCACGAGCACGGGCTTCATCGACGGCGCGACCGACGAGGACGGCATCCCGCTCCAGGGCGTCAGCGCGCGGCAGGCCTCCCTCACCACGGCCGTACGCCCGGTCGCAGGCAGCCTGGAGAAACTCGACGGGACCACCGTGGCGCTGACCACCGAGCGGGCGCGCAAGCTGCACAAGGCAGTCGGCGACACCGTCACCCTCCGCCTCGGCGACCGGGACGAGGTCGACGTACGCATCGTCGCCCTCTTCAAGGGCCGCCCCGGCTACGAGACGGCCTTCCTGCCCGCCGCCCTGCTCGCGTCCCACACGGATCTGGGTCGCCCCTCGCAGATCCTGGTCCGGACGTCGTCCTCGGCCGTCGTCCCGGGTCTCGCGTCCCTCGCACCGGGCCTGGAAGTCACCGACCGCCAGTCGCTGATCGAGGCCAACGCCGAGGACGCACAGACCCAGGCGTGGATCAACTACCTGCTGATCGCGATGATCGTGGCCTACACGGTGCTCGCGGTGGTCAACTCGCTGGTCCTCTCCGTCGGCAACCGCAGCCGGGAGTTCGCGCTCCAGCGGCTGGTCGGCTCAACGAAGGGCCAGGTCATGAAGATGCTGACCATCGAGGCCCTGATCGTCGCCGCGATCGGCCTGCTCCTTGGCACGGCGGCAGCAAGTACCTCACTCTTCCCGTTCGCGCACGCGGCGGCGAACACCTGGATGCCGTCCGGGCCTTGGTGGATCTACGGGGCGATCATGGCCGGTGCCGTCACGCTGTCCCTGGCGGCGACGCTGCTGCCGGCGTGGGCGGCGCTGCGTATCCGGCCGGTGGAGGCGGCGGGGGCGCAGGAGTAG
- a CDS encoding sodium:solute symporter family protein: MSNAAVATTLFGVFMVATVALGLLAVRGKGRGGGLAEWSVGGRSLGAVFVWVLMAGEGYTSFSYLGAAGWGYNYGAPVLYVVAYMSCGYAIGYVVGPLLWSYARQHGLVSITDMVAHRYRRPWLGAGVAVLVTVFLLPYIQLQITGMGVVVSTISYGAVSLNWAYFIGFAVTTVFVVVSGLRGSAWVSVLKDLLVIVTLAFLAIYVPLHYFDGYGDFLGRLVEEKSAWLTLPGSGGSPYGEGWFATTTFLNALTVVIFPTTVAGYLGARNADALRRNAMWLPAYNVLLFVPMLLGMAALFVVPGLTGADSNLALFKLVVDSLPAWVVGIVGVAAALSSIVPMAVFMLVIGTMWGSSVMSLVPRWRGASEAASRAQKAGSQVVVVVAGSVALVLTYAAPNTLVRLSLISYEGMAQLVPMLLIGLVWRRLSLVGALSGLVVGVGVVCGLVFSGHDPVFGMNAGIVALAANLAVTLVVTYAFPADRDERADEDVLARDPIGAAG, translated from the coding sequence ATGAGCAACGCCGCCGTCGCCACCACCCTCTTCGGCGTCTTCATGGTCGCCACCGTCGCTCTCGGGCTGCTCGCCGTACGTGGAAAGGGCCGCGGAGGCGGGCTCGCCGAGTGGTCCGTGGGCGGGCGGTCGTTGGGGGCCGTGTTCGTGTGGGTGCTGATGGCGGGGGAGGGGTACACCAGTTTCAGTTATCTGGGTGCTGCCGGGTGGGGGTACAACTACGGCGCCCCTGTTCTGTATGTCGTCGCTTACATGTCCTGCGGGTACGCCATCGGGTACGTCGTCGGGCCGTTGTTGTGGTCCTACGCGCGGCAGCACGGGCTCGTGAGCATCACCGACATGGTCGCCCACCGGTACCGCAGGCCCTGGCTCGGCGCCGGCGTCGCCGTTCTCGTCACCGTGTTTCTGCTCCCGTACATCCAGTTGCAGATCACCGGGATGGGCGTCGTCGTCTCGACGATCTCGTACGGTGCCGTCAGCCTCAACTGGGCCTATTTCATAGGCTTCGCCGTCACCACCGTCTTCGTCGTCGTCAGCGGGTTGCGGGGGAGCGCCTGGGTGTCCGTCCTGAAGGACCTCCTCGTCATCGTCACGCTCGCCTTCCTCGCCATCTACGTACCTCTTCATTACTTCGACGGGTACGGGGACTTCCTCGGGCGGCTCGTTGAGGAGAAGAGCGCCTGGCTGACGTTGCCCGGTAGCGGTGGATCGCCTTACGGGGAAGGGTGGTTCGCCACGACGACCTTCCTGAACGCCCTCACCGTCGTCATCTTCCCGACCACCGTCGCCGGGTATCTCGGCGCCCGGAACGCCGACGCGCTGCGGCGCAATGCCATGTGGCTTCCCGCGTACAACGTGCTGTTGTTCGTGCCGATGCTGCTCGGGATGGCGGCCCTGTTCGTCGTTCCGGGGCTCACCGGGGCCGACTCGAATCTCGCGCTCTTCAAGCTCGTCGTCGACTCGCTTCCCGCGTGGGTCGTGGGGATCGTCGGGGTCGCGGCGGCGCTGTCGTCGATCGTGCCGATGGCCGTGTTCATGCTGGTCATCGGCACGATGTGGGGGAGCAGTGTGATGTCCCTCGTGCCGAGGTGGCGGGGGGCGTCAGAGGCTGCGTCGCGGGCGCAGAAGGCCGGGTCGCAGGTCGTGGTCGTCGTCGCCGGGTCGGTCGCGCTCGTGCTGACGTACGCCGCTCCCAACACGCTCGTCCGGCTCTCCCTCATCTCGTACGAGGGGATGGCGCAGCTCGTCCCCATGCTGCTCATCGGCCTGGTGTGGCGGCGGTTGAGTCTGGTGGGTGCGCTGAGTGGGCTCGTGGTGGGGGTCGGGGTCGTGTGCGGGCTCGTGTTCAGCGGGCACGATCCGGTGTTCGGGATGAACGCCGGGATCGTCGCCCTCGCCGCTAATCTCGCCGTGACGCTGGTGGTGACGTACGCGTTCCCGGCGGACCGGGACGAGCGGGCGGACGAGGACGTGCTGGCCCGGGATCCGATCGGGGCGGCCGGATAG
- a CDS encoding DUF3311 domain-containing protein — protein sequence MIKRPHLLWLLVPFVLYIGALPFVNRVEPVVFGLPFLFVWLLGATLVTPFAVWLTWRGDQRFKRGLS from the coding sequence GTGATCAAACGGCCCCACCTGCTCTGGCTCCTCGTCCCCTTCGTGCTCTACATCGGCGCGCTGCCCTTCGTGAACCGCGTCGAACCCGTCGTGTTCGGGCTGCCGTTCCTGTTCGTGTGGCTGCTGGGCGCCACGCTCGTCACCCCGTTCGCCGTCTGGCTCACCTGGCGTGGCGACCAGCGGTTCAAGCGGGGCCTGTCATGA
- a CDS encoding class E sortase, with product MRTDRRPAVVAQGRYRRSAVRRVLWNGAEVAVTLGLVVLLLVVHQLWWTNRQARAGADRQVQALERQWGEGSGGSTDRTEPAAGAVEPSDTPSDAPSDDPSVTPDDHRTKPAPPQPNWDQAYAILGIPRLGLRAPVAQGISKSAVLNHGYVGHYPGTAQPGGAGNFALAGHRNTHGEPFRYINRLRRGDTLTVQTKTASYTYVVDKTLAQTSAGDGGVINPVPRSGVVPGAGYQSPGYYITLTTCTPEFTSKYRLVVWGKLSRMSPR from the coding sequence ATGCGTACCGATAGGCGGCCTGCTGTCGTCGCCCAAGGGCGGTACCGCAGGTCCGCCGTCCGCCGCGTTCTGTGGAACGGTGCCGAGGTCGCCGTCACCCTCGGGCTCGTCGTGCTGCTGCTCGTCGTGCACCAGTTGTGGTGGACCAATCGGCAGGCCAGGGCCGGTGCCGATCGGCAGGTGCAGGCTCTTGAGCGGCAATGGGGGGAGGGCTCGGGCGGAAGTACCGATCGCACCGAGCCCGCCGCCGGGGCCGTCGAGCCCAGTGACACCCCCAGTGACGCCCCGAGCGACGATCCCTCCGTCACTCCGGACGACCACCGCACCAAGCCCGCGCCGCCCCAGCCGAACTGGGACCAGGCCTACGCCATCCTCGGCATCCCCCGCCTCGGCCTCCGCGCCCCCGTCGCCCAGGGCATCAGCAAGTCCGCCGTCCTCAACCACGGCTACGTAGGCCACTATCCCGGCACCGCCCAGCCCGGCGGCGCCGGGAACTTCGCGCTCGCCGGGCACCGGAACACGCACGGGGAACCGTTCCGCTACATCAACCGGCTGCGGCGCGGCGACACCCTCACCGTTCAGACGAAGACCGCCTCGTACACGTACGTCGTCGACAAGACGCTCGCCCAGACCTCGGCCGGTGATGGGGGCGTGATCAATCCCGTGCCGCGCAGTGGTGTCGTTCCGGGGGCCGGGTACCAAAGTCCCGGGTACTACATCACCCTCACCACCTGTACGCCCGAATTCACCTCCAAGTACCGACTCGTGGTGTGGGGGAAGCTCAGCCGGATGAGCCCCCGGTAG
- a CDS encoding SEC-C domain-containing protein, with the protein MRPDTPATPAETDRANHVAEAERLERTAAMYPEDAEHLLLQAAAHYELAEARDRATTLYDGLLSADAPQSPALIRALKAANLWEYGHEAEAQAIIAGIRTAAPRDPAPWVIVAESLEAHDELEEAHATFTEALDLLIPEPERSGGGPGIPLAKHTLLLGRHRVRRLLAVDHDSWDTLADEVNRTSVSLDELHDPKRVWALGSENPAELQAEISRIRAELGSYREALSRPFPVAVLHWPSPEYTELLSAYPTLSSEYPSYEAHLASTEASLRELTTSGTANVGIVTGTVPSYEAFAASEGSSPEDVSLLPQYATTLAARGRAVAWPPASGAGCWCGSGTAYASCHGAGA; encoded by the coding sequence ATGCGCCCCGACACCCCTGCCACGCCCGCCGAGACCGACCGTGCGAACCATGTCGCGGAAGCCGAGCGCCTGGAGCGCACGGCGGCGATGTACCCGGAGGACGCGGAGCACCTGCTCCTCCAGGCCGCGGCCCACTACGAACTGGCCGAGGCCCGCGACCGCGCGACGACCCTCTACGACGGCCTGCTGTCCGCCGACGCCCCCCAGTCCCCCGCCCTGATCCGCGCACTCAAGGCAGCGAACCTCTGGGAGTACGGCCACGAGGCCGAGGCCCAGGCGATCATCGCGGGAATCCGCACGGCGGCGCCGCGCGACCCCGCGCCCTGGGTGATCGTGGCGGAATCCCTCGAAGCCCACGACGAACTCGAAGAGGCCCACGCCACGTTCACGGAGGCCCTCGACCTCCTGATCCCGGAGCCGGAACGCTCCGGGGGCGGCCCGGGCATCCCCCTGGCAAAGCACACCCTCCTCCTCGGCCGCCACCGGGTCCGCCGCCTGCTCGCGGTCGACCACGACTCGTGGGACACCCTCGCGGACGAGGTCAACCGCACCTCGGTCTCCCTGGACGAACTCCACGACCCGAAGCGCGTCTGGGCCCTCGGCTCGGAGAACCCGGCGGAACTCCAGGCCGAAATCTCCCGCATCCGGGCGGAGTTGGGCTCGTACCGGGAGGCCCTGTCGCGCCCCTTCCCGGTGGCGGTGCTCCACTGGCCGTCCCCGGAATACACGGAACTCCTGTCGGCGTACCCGACCCTCTCCTCCGAATACCCCTCCTACGAGGCCCACTTGGCGTCGACGGAGGCTTCCCTGAGGGAACTGACAACATCGGGCACGGCCAACGTCGGCATCGTCACGGGCACAGTCCCCTCCTACGAGGCCTTCGCAGCATCAGAGGGCTCATCCCCAGAGGACGTCTCGCTCCTCCCGCAGTACGCAACGACCCTGGCGGCCCGGGGCCGCGCGGTGGCGTGGCCGCCGGCGAGTGGGGCGGGGTGTTGGTGTGGGTCGGGGACGGCGTATGCGTCGTGCCACGGGGCCGGAGCGTAA
- a CDS encoding YDG/SRA domain-containing protein, producing MPWQSTTVFGPEVIDCSQIELEVAEVHAATCQSAGMPTSSRQPSKSIYFGPPPEVSPGQWFKGHTELHAAGVHRFRGRGISGTAREGVDSIVASGGYAADSDEGDVVIYTAMGGDPDKDGHITTDQRLDGCNAGLVLNQNEGLPVRYVRGLDIRSGKARGGYRYAGLYRVEDHWCTQTARGHLMWQFRLVRDLGESVPGDVEVELDPDMTELERATARYVTSQRRVRNTRASRKVKSIYANTCQVCRVPVVVGVDGERYSEGAHIQALGEPHHGPDVASNILCLCPNCHVRFDNGALLITDDLDIVDGFTRQVVGRLYVERPRHRIGVAFLKQHRSRWADRSQGL from the coding sequence ATGCCCTGGCAGTCAACGACTGTTTTCGGCCCTGAAGTGATCGACTGTAGCCAAATTGAGCTCGAAGTAGCTGAAGTGCATGCTGCAACTTGTCAGAGTGCCGGCATGCCTACTTCTTCACGCCAACCCTCCAAAAGCATCTACTTCGGCCCTCCGCCGGAGGTGAGTCCTGGCCAGTGGTTCAAGGGACACACCGAGCTGCACGCTGCTGGCGTCCATCGCTTCCGCGGGCGAGGCATATCCGGCACGGCACGCGAGGGCGTGGACTCAATCGTCGCAAGCGGTGGATATGCGGCAGATAGTGATGAAGGGGATGTCGTGATCTACACGGCGATGGGGGGAGACCCAGATAAGGATGGGCACATAACCACGGATCAGCGACTCGATGGGTGCAATGCCGGGCTAGTCCTCAATCAGAACGAAGGACTCCCCGTACGTTACGTTCGCGGCTTGGATATTCGCAGCGGTAAAGCCAGGGGTGGTTATCGATATGCGGGGCTCTATCGCGTAGAGGACCACTGGTGCACGCAGACTGCGCGGGGTCACCTGATGTGGCAATTTCGGCTTGTCAGGGATCTTGGCGAAAGTGTTCCAGGGGACGTGGAAGTCGAGCTGGACCCCGACATGACGGAGCTTGAGCGGGCGACGGCTCGCTACGTCACATCCCAGCGGCGAGTCCGCAACACCAGGGCATCACGCAAGGTCAAGTCGATCTACGCCAATACTTGCCAGGTGTGTCGAGTTCCTGTGGTCGTGGGAGTGGATGGGGAGCGGTATAGCGAAGGGGCTCATATACAGGCTCTAGGTGAACCGCATCATGGCCCCGATGTGGCTTCCAACATCCTCTGCCTTTGCCCGAACTGCCACGTTAGGTTCGATAACGGGGCGCTACTGATCACCGACGACTTGGACATCGTCGACGGCTTTACCCGGCAAGTGGTGGGGAGGCTTTATGTCGAGAGGCCTCGACACCGCATAGGCGTGGCCTTCTTGAAGCAGCACCGATCGCGCTGGGCTGACAGGAGCCAAGGGCTCTAG